A section of the Humulus lupulus chromosome 2, drHumLupu1.1, whole genome shotgun sequence genome encodes:
- the LOC133817364 gene encoding phospholipase A1-IIdelta-like, with translation MDISTGEEADSPKWGELLGSNNWANLLVPLNLSLRQLILRCGDFCQATYDAFNNDTNSKYCGSSRYGKESFFSKVMLENDTNYNVVSFLYATARVSLPEAFMLHSMSRESWDRESNWIGYIAVTSDDVSKALGRREVYVAWRGTTRNYEWVNVLGAEFESAESLLNPNTKHELGRRDDNDTSSGSDSEKDKSLPKVMRGWLTIYVSDDPKSPFVKSSARVQLLTKLKELREKYKEEKLSIVMTGHSLGASLSVVSAFDLAENGFSDIPVSAFVFGSPQIGNKAFKQRMERYPNLKILHIRNKIDLIPHYPGRLLGYVGVGTELVIDTRKSPSLKESKNPSDWHNLQASLHVVAGWNGEEGGFEEKVKRSLALVNKSSACLKEECLVPESWWVEKNKGMVLDQSSGDWVLAPPLDEDLPVPEL, from the coding sequence ATGGACATCAGTACCGGAGAAGAAGCCGATTCGCCAAAATGGGGAGAACTCCTCGGAAGCAACAACTGGGCGAATCTTCTTGTCCCACTCAATCTCTCCCTACGACAACTCATCCTCCGCTGCGGCGACTTCTGCCAAGCCACTTACGACGCCTTCAACAACGACACAAACTCCAAGTACTGCGGCTCCAGCCGCTACGGCAAGGAATCCTTCTTTAGCAAAGTCATGCTCGAAAACGACACCAACTACAACGTCGTTTCATTCCTCTACGCCACCGCCCGCGTCAGCCTCCCCGAGGCCTTCATGCTTCACTCCATGTCCCGCGAGTCCTGGGACCGTGAGTCTAACTGGATCGGCTACATCGCCGTCACCTCCGACGACGTCAGCAAAGCCCTAGGACGCCGCGAAGTCTACGTAGCGTGGCGGGGAACCACTCGGAACTACGAGTGGGTCAACGTCTTAGGAGCCGAGTTCGAGTCCGCCGAGTCGCTGCTCAATCCGAATACAAAACACGAACTCGGACGACGCGACGACAACGACACCAGCAGCGGTAGCGACAGCGAGAAGGATAAAAGTCTCCCGAAAGTGATGAGGGGTTGGCTAACCATCTACGTCTCGGATGACCCGAAATCCCCGTTCGTTAAGTCAAGCGCTAGAGTTCAACTACTCACGAAACTCAAAGAGCTGAGAGAGAAATACAAAGAAGAGAAACTAAGCATAGTCATGACTGGTCACAGCCTCGGGGCGAGTTTATCCGTTGTGAGCGCTTTTGATTTGGCCGAGAACGGGTTTTCGGACATTCCAGTTTCGGCGTTCGTGTTCGGGTCTCCACAGATAGGGAACAAGGCCTTCAAGCAGAGGATGGAACGGTACCCAAACCTTAAGATTCTACACATAAGGAACAAGATCGATCTGATACCGCATTATCCAGGGAGGCTGTTGGGGTACGTGGGGGTGGGGACAGAGCTGGTGATCGACACGCGCAAGTCTCCGAgcttgaaggagtcgaagaaccCGAGCGACTGGCATAACTTACAGGCGAGTTTGCACGTGGTGGCAGGGTGGAATGGGGAGGAGGGAGGGTTTGAGGAGAAGGTAAAGAGGAGCTTGGCTCTGGTCAACAAGTCTTCGGCGTGTCTCAAGGAGGAGTGTTTGGTGCCTGAGTCATGGTGGGTCGAGAAGAATAAAGGAATGGTGCTTGATCAAAGTAGTGGGGACTGGGTTTTGGCTCCACCATTGGATGAGGACCTACCTGTCCCTGAACTATGA
- the LOC133813946 gene encoding uncharacterized protein LOC133813946: protein MKCVMRFGQKGKLNPRFIGPFEILDRIGKVAYKLALPPELSDVHDVFHVSMLKKYIPDSSHVLKHEVIQVDKDLTYEEKPVQILDRKNKVLRNKEIPLVKVLWRRETIEEATWEREDEMKAKYLDLF, encoded by the coding sequence ATGAAATGTGTTATGAGATTTGGACAAAAAGGAAAGTTGAATccaaggttcattggaccttttgaaataTTAGACCGAATTGGAAAAGTGGCCTATAAATTGGCACTGCCACCAGAGTTGTCGGATgtacatgatgtattccatgtgtctATGTTGAAGAAATACATTCCTGATTCCAGTCACGTGTTGAAACATGAAGTTATCCAGGTGGACAAAGACCTTACCTATGAGGAAAAACCTGTCCAAATCTTGGATCGAAAGAATAAGGTcttaagaaataaagaaatacCTTTGGTCAAGGTATTGTGGAGAAGAGAGACAATAGAAGAGGCTACGTGGGAGCGTGAAGATGAGATGAAAGCTAAATATCTCGATTTATTCTAG